Genomic DNA from Paenibacillus borealis:
ACGCACTCTCCAGGGGCGGTGTTGACTGCTTCTGCTCCCAGCAGGAAGACCTCCGGATCAGGTTTGGCGGCACTGGTGTGCGTGCCGTCGATGATCGCATCGAAGTAGGGGGTCAAGCCGGTGTTGTTCAGGATGGTCATCGCATTTTTGCTGGCAGAGCCTAGGGCTACCTTGATGCCATGTTCCCGGCATTCCTTCAGGAAGTCCAGCGCCCCGGGCAGAATCTCTGAGCTGTCCATCTTGGCGATGTATTCGACATAGCGGTTGTTCTTCTGCTCGGCCAGTCTTGCTTTCTCATCTTCGTCCAGCTTGATGCCGCCGATCTCCAGCAGGATATTCAGGGACGCGGCCCGGCTGACGCCTTTGAGCCGCTCATTATCGTG
This window encodes:
- the pgmB gene encoding beta-phosphoglucomutase, coding for MSEIKACLFDLDGVLVDTARYHYIAWRELAEELGFVFTEHDNERLKGVSRAASLNILLEIGGIKLDEDEKARLAEQKNNRYVEYIAKMDSSEILPGALDFLKECREHGIKVALGSASKNAMTILNNTGLTPYFDAIIDGTHTSAAKPDPEVFLLGAEAVNTAPGECVVFEDAEAGILAATRAGMRSVGIGSPETLGAANLVVPSLQQISVAALRESFAAV